The following are from one region of the Ischnura elegans chromosome X, ioIscEleg1.1, whole genome shotgun sequence genome:
- the LOC124171375 gene encoding uncharacterized protein LOC124171375 translates to MTIRKEKISCSSRSVKSQKEQQEARQVRRANRIVEKIKKWARLFAYIDILIYILLLSYLISKALQYYPGTPTLERWARLDFSGDEVDVDVTPEVRPDESEKINAESSHDGDGVARRVGEPVPWAEELLRRERERSLPNEEVTEGCKKLGADQKVGSTDDRKQFEQTAGVRFAESGSSCAESSYDGDSKGSGDLEAVPWAKEIDLFESLISRSTEEETGDYMILGADGRICSPCLDPTCVKKRFDEIAQAGIAASQMGHLKRSYGQNGTASRDGKPWPRALKCRYPQLPTFMTLPSEEEAGDYVNLEADGKEQHFGMNRIIMTGIIALVSFIAYKMAKESLLVL, encoded by the exons ATGACCATCAGAAAAGAAAAGATTAGTTGTTCCAGCCGTTCCGTGAAGAGTCAGAAAGAGCAACAAGAGGCGCGACAAGTTAGGAGGGCTAATAGAATCGTTGAGAAGATTAAAAAATGGGCTCGTCTGTTTGCGTACATAGACATCCTCATATACATTCTGCTCCTCTCGTACTTGATCTCAAAGGCTCTACAATATTATCCTGGCACACCCACACTGGAGCGCTGGGCTCGCCTTGATTTCTCAGGTGACGAGGTGGACGTTGACGTGACTCCAGAGGTGAGACCTGATGAATCGGAGAAGATTAATGCGGAAAGCAGCCATGATGGCGACGGCGTTGCGAGAAGGGTCGGCGAGCCCGTGCCGTGGGCTGAAGAGCTACTTCGTCGCGAACGGGAAAGGTCACTACCTAATGAGGAGGTGACAGAAGGCTGTAAGAAATTAGGAGCCGATCAAAAG GTTGGGTCCACAGATGACAGGAAGCAGTTTGAACAAACTGCAGGAGTGAGATTTGCTGAATCAGGGAGTAGTTGTGCAGAAAGCAGCTATGATGGTGACAGCAAGGGAAGTGGTGACCTTGAGGCTGTTCCATGGGCTAAGGAAATTGACCTTTTTGAATCTTTAATCTCACGATCAACGGAGGAAGAGACAGGAGACTACATGATCTTAGGAGCTGACGGAAGa ATCTGCTCTCCTTGCCTTGATCCCACTTGTGTCAAGAAGCGGTTTGATGAGATTGCACAAGCAGGAATTGCAGCATCACAGATGGGTCATCTGAAGAGAAGCTACGGTCAGAATGGCACAGCTAGTCGTGATGGCAAGCCTTGGCCTAGGGCTCTGAAATGTCGCTATCCTCAATTGCCAACTTTTATGACACTGCCAAGCGAGGAAGAGGCAGGAGACTATGTGAACTTAGAAGCTGATGGAAAG GAGCAGCATTTTGGGATGAACAGGATCATCATGACTGGAATCATTGCATTGGTCTCATTTATAGCATATAAAATGGCGAAGGAATCACTTCTAGTTCTATAA